TAATGCTCGCAATCTTTCTGGGATCTGTTGCTGTAGGAAAGTACTTCAATCCAGATCTCAAGAAGAAAATAGTATCTAGGACTCTGACTGCAGTATTACTCCTTGTTCTGGCCGCAGGTTTGATCTTTCTTAAGACTACGGCGTTTCTTGGGGAAGGGTTCTTCCGGACCGGGCAGACTAATCAACAGTATTATCTTGCTTACTTCAATCAGGCACAAAGCCTAAATCTTAGTGCTCTCCAACAAGCCAAGAGTGATATTTCCAATTTCACAGGCAATTACTCATATCTGGCGGACGTTGCTAGTTATATGAATGTTAAGGGCACTGAAATTCGATCGAAGTATCCCGGAGCGAATCAGATAGATCTTCTTGAGCAAGCTGAGAAAGAGCGTCAGAACGAGATTCGAAGATTGACAGACGAAATAAATAATCGTATCAACCAGTACAACTTCTACATTTCGAAATCAGCCGAATACTATGAACAAGCTATTGCGGATTTCAAACTCTCAAATAGACTGTATCCCGTATTCGGTAAGCCTTTATGGTATATAGCCGGTCTGGGAACAAAGACACAGCGACTTGAGACAGCAAGAGACAACCCGGAGCTCATGAAGTCCATTCTAACAGGAAAGGATGATTATTCCTCTGACATAATACTTGAGTTCAAGGGAGATCCCGAAATAATTCCGGTTCACAGAACAAGCATTAGAACTCTTCCGTTCGCTGAGTTTTTCGAAAAACACGCTTCGGTCTTCGACAATCCTGATTTTGTGTCGGGCTTGCAGCTTTACTTCATTACACAGATTCAGATGATACTCGACGCCGCCGACTATTACGAGTCCTCCACAATATTATTTAGTGAGCGCCAGACCCCGAGGATTCTTGGAAGACTCTACACAAGCATAAATAGTGAGCTCAAAAAATACTACAACTTCATAAATTCAAGAGAGAGCGTTATCAACTCGGCATTCGGGGAAAGCGAAGAGTTCCGGCAGATCATTATTGATCTGGTATACGAAAGTAGCAATAGAGCGATCTACTGGTTTGATCTGGCAATCTATCTTCTTCCTGGCACCTGGAACAGATATCCAGACTGGGAGGATATTTATATTGAATACATGAATTCAATCCCCTCGCTTCTTGACACAGTTGAAGAGCAAAAACTGAAGATACTTTTTGTTGCGGAAAAACACGTCTGGGCCTGTGAGAATATGGGACCGGCAGCTCCAGATGAAACACTGCAGTTCGCAGTACGGTGGGGCAGATCAAATCTCTCTGGAGACGAATTGAGCAACTTCGAGCAAAAGCTAAAAGATGTTTACGAAAGAGTGGTTAATCTTAATAGGGATCTGTTTCAGAAGTCACCCAATCTTCCGGAAAAAACCGTTGATCAGATACAAAGCTTAATCTCGCTCTTCGAAACGCTTTGAGTGATTTTCTTGGTATACATTTAGCTAGGTAAATGATATAATACTTCTGGAGGTGTCCTGTGAAGAAGTTCTATGTTACTACGCCAATATACTACATAAATAGCGAGCCTCACATTGGCTCTGCCTATTCTACAATAATTGCAGATGTGATTGCCAGATACAGGAGGCTCTCCGGCTATGAAGTATTCTTCCTCACTGGAACCGATGAACACGGTCAAAAAGTCTTGAATGAAGCTCTAGCCAGAAATATTGATGCTCAGAAATACTGCAATATGATGGCCGACAAATTCAGGAAGCTCTGGAATGAGCTTGAATTAACGAACGATGGATTCGTGAGAACAACAGATGAGAATCACATGAGAACCGTGCAGGAATTCGTTACTCGACTAAAAGAAAGCGGTGACATATATAAGGGGAGATACGAAGGGTGGTACTGCATACCAGATGAAACTTTCTGGAATGAGGAAGATCTGAAGGAAGGAAAGGCTTGCCCAGAATGCGGCCGCGAAGTGAAATGGGTGAGTGAAGAGAACTACTTTTTTCGACTTTCGAAGTACACCGATCGCCTTCTCAAACTCTACAAAGGGAACCCTGAGTTTGTCCAGCCGGATTTTAGAAGAAATGAAATGCTGAGAATTCTCGAATCCGGACTGAAGGATTTGAGTATAACGAGAACGTCTTTCAATTGGGGAGTACCGATGCCTGATGATCCAGAACACGTAATCTATGTTTGGGTAGACGCTCTTATCAATTACCTCAGTGCCATTGGTTTCCCTGATGACAAAGAGACCTTCGAGCGATTTTGGCCTGCAGATGTTCATCTCATTGGAAAGGAGATCAATCGTTTCCACTCCATTATCTGGCCCGCAATGCTTATCTCTGCGGGAATACCTGTGCCAAAACAGATTTATGCACACGGATGGCTGACAGTAAACGGGCAGAAGATTTCTAAGTCGCTTGGTAATGCTGTCAGTCCGATGGCTTTTGTAAATGTCTATGGAAACGACTCTTTAAGATATTACCTGTTGCGGGATATCCAGTTCGGTAGAGACGGCGACTTTTCTGAGGACAATCTAATAGGGAGAATCAATGCCGATCTTGCGAACGATCTGGGAAATCTTCTTCATCGAACAGTAGTTATGATTCAGAAGTTCAACAAGGGTCTTGTTCCTGAAATGGGCATCGAAGATCCAATAGATGATACTCTGAGAGAGCTTGCTGAACGCACCTTTTCGACTTATACGGAGTCAATGGATCATCTGAAGTTTACGCAGGCTCTCGAAGGAATTTGGGAACTTATTCGATTTGGCAACAAGTATATAGATTTGACCGAACCGTGGAAGCTGGGAAAGAATCCTGAGAACAAAGAACGGCTAGACTCTGTTTTGCACAATCTAGTTCGTGTCCTGAAAAATGTGTCGCTTATGATAGAGCCCGTGATGTTCAAGACCGCTGGCGAGATTAGGAAGAGACTGGCTCTCGATGAGAA
This DNA window, taken from Mesotoga sp. UBA6090, encodes the following:
- a CDS encoding O-antigen ligase family protein produces the protein MTEKKRLIDFETIVYLILTLFIPLFVTKGFTHEPSTGKHLFYVVGFAIIFLSMVLKKKEISIEFGFVHLAFFGVGIAALLSLIVVSIDNPQYFRYSLEIALYIVFLSFTAVYISNKWNTVEKIEVVMLFFVIGAAVVAIDALLNFYLGFDIFLGKVGEPFARASARSTIGNPNFVSDYMGMTIPMIFYFVISRKPLGLLFKKPAGQLILKSVMVIFLVPMVASVFVSQTRTVITAIFFGNLLFLLLYFFLGRKKKPEALDDSESKRFRRLSLVFLLIALIIIAVLSYMYLTPSPLSGDGKINITARLEYALTSSGSWKERFSAWYNSIFQWLDDNNKLRIPFGSGIGTFQLYHLLYSPQVLDHNPDYMLVWNNFKRTHNDYIQGLGEMGLVGFILIVLMVGLLVFRFFKNLFKIDNKRDLLLYGALGAGIFSLAVHSFFEFPLHMQPNLMLAIFLGSVAVGKYFNPDLKKKIVSRTLTAVLLLVLAAGLIFLKTTAFLGEGFFRTGQTNQQYYLAYFNQAQSLNLSALQQAKSDISNFTGNYSYLADVASYMNVKGTEIRSKYPGANQIDLLEQAEKERQNEIRRLTDEINNRINQYNFYISKSAEYYEQAIADFKLSNRLYPVFGKPLWYIAGLGTKTQRLETARDNPELMKSILTGKDDYSSDIILEFKGDPEIIPVHRTSIRTLPFAEFFEKHASVFDNPDFVSGLQLYFITQIQMILDAADYYESSTILFSERQTPRILGRLYTSINSELKKYYNFINSRESVINSAFGESEEFRQIIIDLVYESSNRAIYWFDLAIYLLPGTWNRYPDWEDIYIEYMNSIPSLLDTVEEQKLKILFVAEKHVWACENMGPAAPDETLQFAVRWGRSNLSGDELSNFEQKLKDVYERVVNLNRDLFQKSPNLPEKTVDQIQSLISLFETL
- the metG gene encoding methionine--tRNA ligase: MKKFYVTTPIYYINSEPHIGSAYSTIIADVIARYRRLSGYEVFFLTGTDEHGQKVLNEALARNIDAQKYCNMMADKFRKLWNELELTNDGFVRTTDENHMRTVQEFVTRLKESGDIYKGRYEGWYCIPDETFWNEEDLKEGKACPECGREVKWVSEENYFFRLSKYTDRLLKLYKGNPEFVQPDFRRNEMLRILESGLKDLSITRTSFNWGVPMPDDPEHVIYVWVDALINYLSAIGFPDDKETFERFWPADVHLIGKEINRFHSIIWPAMLISAGIPVPKQIYAHGWLTVNGQKISKSLGNAVSPMAFVNVYGNDSLRYYLLRDIQFGRDGDFSEDNLIGRINADLANDLGNLLHRTVVMIQKFNKGLVPEMGIEDPIDDTLRELAERTFSTYTESMDHLKFTQALEGIWELIRFGNKYIDLTEPWKLGKNPENKERLDSVLHNLVRVLKNVSLMIEPVMFKTAGEIRKRLALDEKMTLKDLSWADLPAGNAVCHGEPIFPRIDTEKHRKVTEVENEDMLAEAEDNLLISIDDFSKVELRVASIIEAEIVPKSRKLMRLQLDLGEFGRRQVVAGIAQFYSPDELIGMKIVVVANLQPAKLMGIESNGMILAAKIGDSLSLLTIHKDLLPGARVS